In Euphorbia lathyris chromosome 9, ddEupLath1.1, whole genome shotgun sequence, the following are encoded in one genomic region:
- the LOC136206691 gene encoding putative E3 ubiquitin-protein ligase LIN-2, with the protein MNSLQKLLADEGFPHSKKRFNVRQEQFPKFICHDLKSINQTTHKPKGSSKRVISESERINFKALLEGPGAGAGAGEGDESAIDEAAVRALISILTGYIGRYGKDSSFREMIRNKCRDCLSRKRKDFDDGVDGVFADIELGIQSIEDSVSKKELKMKSLKNSIELLTIVASLNSKKSRNGSTCGVPNSHISACVQLYLSIAYKLEKNDRVSAKHLLQVFSDSPFLARTHLLPDLWEHLFLPHLLHLKIWHHKESESLSNSQYNALNKAYNGSLDFGTIQFSMYYKEWLKIGGKVPPIPHVPLPSRPSFASSRRISSDSYTSTSSIDRNLYLSVFGPTPEHQSVEFDRQKRDLWIQEDEYKSVNYVSDKVRTYRRSSTQDNRSSKRESWSERSKSSDYLSFFTCQSVVSECLVKGKIVRSNSIRHIQNSDLPMNDLSRAIHTICSSDSLTDCEIAVRLITEAWIGSKGNSLVEDALSKAPVLEGILEVLFASDDDEILELGISILAEFVARNEANRLIVLNSDPQLEIFMRLLKSSSLFLKAAVLLYQLKPKAKQMISIEWVALALRVLEFGDQFQTLFSVRCMPQKAAMYLLDQLLTGFSEDRNLENASQVVSLGGLSFLLRISENGDIDERSHAVLLMSCCIRADSNCRNYLAENVNKTSLLELIALGIQKKSYHFAFAFLTELLCLNRRTQITKFLIELNRGWSGLNTMHIFLVYLQRASPEERPLVAAILLQLDLLGDPLKSSLYKEDAVEAIIEGLDSGIFNSSIQEQSARALLMLGGRFSRNGEETTEEWFLQESEDPYSLNEEEKATKDWQRKAAIVLLNTGKERLLAAISNCIANGIPNLVQSCLFTVAWMNKVLLSAETETSCSSPYPSLLEQLSESLHFDRTLIKSAECMTMLATLDKELIDPLRSP; encoded by the exons ATGAATTCCCTCCAAAAATTACTCGCCGATGAAGGCTTTCCCCATTCCAAGAAACGTTTCAATGTCAGACAAGAACAATTTCCCAAATTCATTTGCCATGATCTTAAATCAATCAACCAGACCACTCACAAGCCTAAAGGCTCATCCAAAAGAGTGATTTCAGAGTCTGAGAGAATCAATTTCAAGGCATTGTTGGAAGGACCTGGAGCAGGAGCAGGAGCGGGAGAAGGAGATGAATCCGCCATTGATGAAGCTGCTGTAAGAGCTTTAATTTCTATTTTAACTGGGTATATTGGAAGATATGGGAAAGATTCGAGTTTCCGGGAGATGATTCGAAACAAGTGTAGAGATTGTTTGAGTAGAAAAAGGAAGGATTTTGATGATGGGGTTGATGGGGTTTTCGCTGATATTGAATTGGGGATTCAAAGCATTGAAGATTCAGTTTCAAAGAAGGAACTGAAAATGAAGTCATTGAagaattcaattgaattattaacCATTGTTGCTTCTTTGAATTCAAAAAAGTCCAGAAATGGTTCAACTTGTGGAGTTCCCAATTCTCATATCTCAGCTTGTGTTCAACTTTACTTGTCAATTGCTTACAAATTGGAGAAGAATGATAGAGTTTCTGCTAAGCATCTTCTTCAAGTTTTTAGTGATTCACCATTTTTAGCAAGAACCCATTTGCTTCCTGATCTTTGGGAACATTtgtttcttcctcatcttcttcatctcaaAATTTGGCATCATAAGGAATCTGAATCTCTCTCCAATTCTCAGTATAATGCTTTGAACAAGGCCTATAATGGCAGCTTAGATTTTGGTACCATTCAGTTTTCTATGTACTACAAAGAATGGCTTAAAATTGGGGGAAAAGTTCCTCCTATTCCTCATGTTCCTTTACCTTCTAGACCTAGTTTTGCTTCATCAAGAAGGATTTCATCAGATTCTTACACTTCAACTTCTTCCATTGACAGGAATTT GTacctttcggttttcggtccAACGCCTGAGCATCAATCTGTGGAGTTTGATAGACAGAAAAGGGATTTATGGATACAAGAAGATGAATATAAGAGTGTCAATTATGTCTCT GATAAGGTGAGGACTTATAGGAGATCATCAACTCAAGATAACAGAAGTTCGAAACGAGAATCATGGTCCGAAAGATCAAAATCTTCGGACTACTTGAGCTTCTTTACTTGCCAGAGTGTAGTATCAGAATGCTtagtgaaaggaaaaatagttaGAAGTAATTCAATCAGACACATTCAGAACTCTGATCTACCTATGAATGATCTGAGTAGAGCAATTCATACTATATGTTCTTCGGATAGTTTAACCGATTGTGAAATTGCTGTTCGGTTGATTACCGAAGCTTGGATAGGCTCAAAGGGCAATTCTCTCGTCGAAGATGCTTTGTCGAAAGCACCAGTACTAGAGGGGATACTTGAAGTCTTGTttgcttcagatgatgatgaaattCTAGAATTAGGGATTTCGATTCTCGCTGAATTCGTGGCGAGAAACGAAGCAAACAGATTGATAGTACTGAATTCTGATCCACAGCTTGAAATCTTCATGAGACTACTAAAAAGTAGCAGCTTGTTTCTTAAAGCTGCTGTTCTGCTTTATCAGTTGAAGCCAAAGGCGAAACAGATGATATCTATCGAATGGGTTGCTCTCGCCCTTCGAGTTTTGGAGTTCGGAGACCAATTCCAGACGTTATTTAGTGTAAGATGCATGCCTCAAAAGGCGGCAATGTACTTACTAGACCAACTTCTAACCGGTTTTAGTGAAGATAGGAACTTAGAAAATGCTAGTCAGGTTGTTTCACTTGGCGGATTGAGCTTTCTGTTACGGATTTCGGAGAATGGAGATATTGATGAGAGGAGTCATGCTGTTTTGCTAATGTCCTGCTGCATTCGAGCTGATAGTAACTGCAGGAATTACTTGGCTGAAAATGTAAACAAGACATCTCTTCTTGAGCTCATTGCTCTTGGAATTCAGAAGAAATCTTATCATTTCGCATTTGCCTTTCTAACCGAGCTACTTTGCCTcaacag AAGAACACAGATCACAAAATTCTTGATTGAACTTAATCGTGGATGGAGCGGCCTGAATACAATGCACATCTTTCTGGTCTATCTTCAGAGAGCTTCACCCGAAGAACGTCCCCTCGTTGCAGCTATTCTATTACAGCTTGATCTTTTG GGAGATCCTCTCAAGTCCAGCCTGTACAAGGAAGATGCAGTTGAGGCAATTATAGAAGGTTTGGATTCTGGAATATTCAATTCAAGTATCCAAGAACAATCAGCAAGAGCTCTCTTGATGCTAGGTGGCCGTTTTTCGCGCAACGGGGAGGAAACAACAGAAGAATGGTTTTTACAAGAATCAGAAGATCCATATAGCTTG AATGAAGAGGAAAAGGCGACGAAAGATTGGCAAAGAAAAGCAGCAATTGTTTTGCTTAACACTGGCAAAGAACGACTTTTGGCAGCCATTTCCAATTGCATAGCCAATGGAATCCCAAATTTGGTACAATCATGCCTCTTTACTGTGGCATGGATGAACAAAGTCTTGCTTTCAGCCGAAACCGAAACTTCTTGCTCTTCACCTTATCCATCATTGCTTGAACAACTGTCGGAATCCTTACATTTTGACAGAACGCTTATAAAAAGTGCAG AATGTATGACAATGCTTGCAACATTGGACAAAGAATTGATAGATCCTCTTCGAAGCCCTTAA